A part of Leishmania infantum JPCM5 genome chromosome 13 genomic DNA contains:
- a CDS encoding oxidoreductase-like protein, with protein sequence MAAAARTYRHIVARELSTNFRAVASIVEAPFPTELHPKAILVKNKYLGINASDINFTAGIYQPNVRPPFACGFEAVGEVVDVGSGVKDLKAGAAVVTQSYGAFTEYQVVARRHAKPIPRMAREYLPLDLSATTASIALEHVLKPQPGERAVVTAAAGGTGQFAVQLLKHVYGCSVVGTCSSPSKEVFLTNTLKCDGVVNYKAEGGDTAAAFLRCYPRGVSIAYESVGGDLLEAVIQSLAPRGRILSLGCVSTYQRGSIEAACPNRKPLPLQLLAKSASLSTFFLPHFAKYGQLHFDRLCALHEQGILHCCIDPATFRGLEGVYDAIDWMFEQKNCGKVMVEL encoded by the coding sequence atggccgcagcagcgcgtacgTACAGGCACATCGTCGCCCGGGAGCTCTCCACCAACTTCCGGGCGGTCGCATCCATCGTTGAAGCACCGTTCCCAACGGAGCTGCACCCCAAGGCTATCCTCGTGAAGAACAAGTACCTTGGCATCAACGCGAGCGACATTAACTTCACGGCTGGCATCTACCAGCCCAACGTGCGGCCGCCTTTCGCTTGTGGCTTCGAGGCTGTCGGAGAGGTTGTCGACGTAGGCAGCGGCGTAAAAGACTTGaaggccggcgccgctgtcgtgaCTCAGAGCTACGGCGCGTTCACAGAGTACCAGGTGGTAGCGCGACGGCACGCCAAGCCTATACCACGCATGGCGAGGGAATACCTGCCGCTCGACCTGAgtgcgacgacggcgtccATTGCGCTTGAGCACGTCCTCAAGCCGCAGCCCGGCGAGCGCGCCgtcgtgacggcggcggcaggcggcaCAGGGCAATTTGCCGTTCAGCTGCTCAAGCACGTCTACGGCTGCTCAGTCGTCGGGACGTGCTCCTCGCCATCGAAGGAGGTCTTTCTCACCAACACCCTCAAGTGCGACGGGGTGGTGAATTACAAggcagagggcggcgacacggcggcggcgttcctGCGCTGCTACCCACGCGGGGTCAGCATCGCCTACGAATCCGTTGGCGGCGACCTTCTCGAGGCTGTGATCCAGAGCCTCGCACCGCGCGGCCGCATCCTCTCACTAGGCTGCGTTTCGACTTACCAGCGCGGCTCCATCGAAGCAGCCTGTCCGAACCgcaagccgctgccgttgcagcTGCTTGCCAAgagcgcctccctctctaccttcttcctccctcactTCGCCAAGTACGGGCAGCTGCACTTCGACCGTCTCTGTGCGCTGCACGAGCAGGGCATTCTGCATTGCTGCATCGATCCCGCGACTTTCAGAGGCCTAGAAGGTGTGTACGACGCTATCGACTGGATGTTCGAGCAGAAGAACTGTGGCAAGGTGATGGTTGAGCTGTAA
- a CDS encoding ubiquitin-like protein translates to MRIQVRGTAPYSSDDVVVLENLTVAELRNSLMARFNIDAATHSIRLLYRGRLMQDANSVASYGVEEGSTVHIVVQPRQPEGGNNGGGEEHSAGPNQQHQFTMPQFSFGTAGNSGYNYVSGGGFSWQPFASTIASSISTAFQQHQQTAPQGASMPSATPPASDSSPHVTFSYEMGSNVPRSDGTAAAGAAGGSGIDAAAAAAAAAAANPAVAATVNAFTSQLPWLISSVLSNSLNGNAGAQQSQQQQQQPSTAGATPAETAGGTAAPAGSASGSTGAGAAADAAAPGQREASTPSPAAPQPPAAPAPAAAAGGVAPQPTFHFTTAASPPRMDVFVGNAAPSMSPLQYPQQQSSVVHIHVHCTPEELDAMPERLRRLSTQIPVGHVTLQADTTDRNSYPQPTLQEQQQQQPRATAAFQANSTNASSASDTQTPWINEAMSTALATLGMPQLLQLAAGNCSVLASLRLPLQEQVQRRLNGTDESPAAVVHVAQNEARQLSERILSMSAVQNLMTQQTAAATSAGRTVAEASQRVGMFRQELPRYLEHFYVSVMQHLSRSSANAAEWSRGLRNIVVRYVGMVLSRSARWFEGGSGAFQPAMANIMQSLLQSSGVQQQYPMLQAFSSMLSPMLQSLLGQWEREYDQSMRRSDDSLQFEQDASQQPTSPLLPPQAPVKAPAASAFDRAATAPSLVAESVSDLLTAGNADTLDGAARMDDDFEDLAKELMEDADNDAPQSAKKAVTPKSWPLETPSSDLSAVASQARLASAVEEWEEACDVPHSVAERVRAMATRYTEARVTQVLPSNTAESASTPQAPPPSHAEGRQNSSTRGHSDDWVMWEANPYGNSASRR, encoded by the coding sequence ATGCGCATCCAGGTCCGAGGCACCGCCCCGTACAGCAGCGACGATGTCGTCGTCTTGGAAAACCTCACGGTGGCGGAGCTACGCAACAGCCTCATGGCCAGGTTTAACATCGACGCCGCGACGCACAGCATCCGCCTGCTATACCGCGGACGACTGATGCAGGACGCCAACTCGGTGGCCAGCTacggtgtggaggagggcagcacCGTGCACATTGTGGTGCAGCCCCGTCAGCCGGAGGGCGGCAACAacggaggcggtgaagaGCACAGCGCTGGCCCGAACCAACAACACCAGTTCACGATGCCTCAGTTCTCCTTTGGTACGGCGGGCAACAGCGGCTACAACTACGTGTCAGGGGGCGGCTTCTCTTGGCAGCCCTTCGCCTCTACGATCGCCAGCTCCATCTCCACTGCCTttcagcagcatcagcagacggcgccgcaggggGCGTCGATGCCATCGGCAACCCCTCCAGCATCGGACAGCAGTCCGCACGTGACCTTCTCTTATGAGATGGGCTCGAACGTGCCGAGGAGCGAcggcacggctgccgctggcgctgccggtggtaGTGGTAttgatgcagcggcagcggcagcggcagcggcggccgccaacCCTGCGGTGGCCGCCACCGTGAACGCCTTTACTtcgcagctgccgtggcTGATCTCGTCCGTCCTTTCCAACTCGCTGAACGGCAATGCGGGTGCTCAacagtcgcagcagcagcagcagcagccatccACCGCAGGTGCTACGCCAGCGGAAACGGCGGGTGGgacggcggcaccagcaggcTCAGCCTCTGGTAGCACAGGTGCaggtgccgcggcggacgctgcagcgccagggCAACGTGAGGCCTCCACACCTTcccccgctgcaccgcagccaccagctgctcctgcacctgccgctgctgccggtggtgtTGCCCCGCAGCCCACTTTCCACTTCACCACGGCTGCCTCTCCACCACGCATGGATGTGTTTGTGGGCaacgcagcgccgtcgatgTCGCCCCTGCAgtacccgcagcagcaatcATCGGTTGTGCACATCCATGTGCACTGCACCCCAGAGGAGCTGGACGCCATGCCGGAGCGTCTGCGGCGACTCTCTACGCAGATCCCAGTGGGGCATGTGACGCTGCAGGCGGACACCACAGATCGTAACAGCTATCCCCAGCCCACGCTgcaggaacagcagcagcagcaaccgcgcgccacggccgccttCCAGGCGAACAGCACCAATGCCTCCTCTGCAAGCGACACACAGACGCCATGGATCAACGAAGCCATGAGCACCGCGCTGGCAACGTTGGGAATGCCGCAGCTGTTGCAACTGGCAGCGGGCAACTGCAGCGTCCTTGCGAGCCTGCGGCTGCCATTGCAGGAGCAGGTGCAACGGCGGCTCAACGGAACGGACGAGTCGCCGGCTGCCGTGGTGCATGTGGCCCAGAACGAGGCGAGGCAGCTCAGCGAGCGTATCCTAAGCATGTCGGCTGTGCAGAACCTGATGACGCAgcagacggcagcggccacgaGTGCCGGGAGGACCGTTGCGGAAGCGTCTCAGCGCGTGGGGATGTTCCGGCAGGAGCTTCCGCGCTACCTCGAGCACTTCTACGTGTCTGTCATGCAGCACCTCTCCCGCAGCTCGGCAAACGCGGCGGAGTGGAGTCGGGGCCTACGCAACATCGTGGTGCGTTACGTTGGCATGGTCCTCAGCCGCTCGGCACGGTGGTTCGAAGGCGGTAGCGGCGCCTTTCAACCCGCCATGGCAAACATTATGCAGTCACTCctgcagagcagcggcgtgcaaCAGCAGTACCCCATGCTGCAGGCTTTCTCCTCCATGCTCAGCCCGATGCTGCAGTCACTACTGGGTCAGTGGGAGCGGGAGTATGACCAGagcatgcggcgcagcgacgacagcTTGCAGTTCGAGCAGGACGCGTCACAGCAGCCGACCTCGCCGCTCCTGCCGCCTCAGGCGCCAGTCAAggcccccgccgcctccgccttcgatcgcgcggcaacggcgccgtcgctggtCGCGGAGTCGGTCAGTGACCTGCTGACGGCCGGCAACGCCGACAccctcgacggcgccgcgcgcatgGACGACGATTTCGAGGATCTCGCGAAGGAGCTGATGGAGGACGCTGACAACGACGCGCCCCAGTCGGCAAAGAAGGCGGTCACGCCGAAGTCATGGCCGTTGGAGACGCCAAGCAGCGACCTGTCGGCGGTAGCCTCTCAGGCCCGCCTGGCGTCCGCTGTGGAGGAATGGGAGGAAGCCTGTGATGTGCCGCACTCAGTCGCCGAGCGGGTGCGTGCCATGGCGACGCGCTACACTGAGGCGCGTGTGACGCAGGTGTTGCCGAGCAACACCGCGGAGAGCGCGTCCACGCCGcaagcgccaccgccatcgcatGCGGAAGGGCGACAGAATTCGTCCACGCGCGGGCACAGTGACGACTGGGTGATGTGGGAGGCAAACCCCTATGGCAACTCCGCCTCACGCCGGTAG